In Sphingobacteriales bacterium, one DNA window encodes the following:
- a CDS encoding class I SAM-dependent rRNA methyltransferase yields the protein MYKKIVLKKGKEHSLLRLHPWVFSGAIGQLDTGIENGDMVEVYAANGDFLGLGFYQKGSISVRIISFEKEVIDKNFWKRKIGQAYQLRKALFLKKTQPLDVYRLFHAEGDGVSGLILDVYGETIVVQSHNEGVNHQKEVIAEAISEISGLENFSIYLKSGESSANKSGKVMKGNMDDLLQVNEYGHYFKVDIVNGQKTGFFIDQRENRQILKDFVQGRNVLNAFSYTGGFSVYALSGGANLVHSVDSSESANKLCEENIRLNKLDEKKHKVITADVMNFIKNIDNQYDIIILDPPAFAKHQSSRHQAAMGYKRLNTEAFCRIRKNGFLFTFSCSQAVDRELFENTIRAAAIESRRKIKVLAHLGQPADHPVSIYHPEGEYLKGLICFVE from the coding sequence ATTTATAAAAAGATTGTCCTGAAAAAAGGGAAGGAGCATTCACTTTTACGATTGCATCCATGGGTGTTTTCAGGCGCCATCGGACAGCTTGATACAGGCATTGAAAACGGTGATATGGTGGAAGTATATGCTGCCAATGGTGATTTTCTCGGGCTGGGTTTTTATCAAAAGGGAAGTATCAGCGTCCGGATTATTTCTTTTGAGAAGGAGGTAATTGATAAAAATTTCTGGAAAAGGAAAATCGGTCAGGCTTATCAGCTCAGGAAAGCTTTGTTTCTTAAAAAGACTCAGCCTTTGGATGTTTATCGCCTGTTTCATGCAGAGGGGGATGGGGTTTCAGGCCTGATTCTGGATGTTTATGGAGAAACGATTGTTGTTCAATCACATAATGAGGGTGTTAATCATCAGAAAGAGGTCATTGCTGAAGCGATTTCTGAAATATCTGGTCTGGAAAATTTCAGCATCTATCTGAAATCAGGAGAGTCATCAGCCAATAAATCCGGGAAGGTGATGAAAGGCAATATGGATGATTTACTTCAGGTTAATGAATATGGGCATTATTTTAAAGTGGACATTGTCAACGGGCAGAAAACGGGATTTTTTATTGATCAGCGAGAAAACAGGCAGATTTTGAAAGATTTTGTCCAAGGTAGAAATGTATTAAATGCCTTTTCATATACGGGTGGATTTTCGGTTTATGCACTTTCAGGTGGAGCAAATCTGGTTCATTCTGTCGATAGTTCAGAATCAGCCAACAAACTTTGTGAAGAGAACATACGACTAAACAAGCTGGATGAAAAAAAGCATAAAGTGATTACCGCTGATGTGATGAATTTTATCAAAAATATTGATAACCAATATGATATAATAATTTTAGATCCTCCTGCCTTTGCCAAGCATCAGAGTTCAAGACATCAGGCAGCAATGGGCTACAAACGCCTGAATACCGAAGCTTTCTGCAGAATCAGAAAAAATGGGTTTTTGTTTACCTTTTCCTGCTCACAGGCAGTTGACCGTGAATTATTTGAGAACACCATCCGGGCTGCTGCCATTGAAAGCAGAAGAAAGATAAAGGTATTGGCACATCTGGGGCAGCCAGCTGATCATCCTGTCAGCATTTATCATCCTGAAGGGGAATACCTGAAAGGACTGATATGTTTTGTTGAATAA
- a CDS encoding S9 family peptidase: MTIFRYLSCVLFSLLFLSGTVFSQPTSKITEEPKKDITLEDLWQYYILYFSGGVDDYQSMKDGESYVLFEEGNLNQYSFKSGKLIKTLVSKNELESAGIKDISTVFNASLSEDEKKVLIETGKKPKYRHSYYCNVYVWDINAKKLISVSPQKKVQLPDFSPDGKMVSFVEDNNIFIYNLDNQTKTQVTNDGETNKIINGAPDWVYEEEFSFSKAYFWSPDSKKIAWIRFDESRVKEWNMTIYGKLYPENYSYKYPKAGEDNSVVSVNIYNISAKNIQQADLGKDSDIYIPRIIWTRNPDELCVFRLNRLQNQLDFLIYHTSTNKTDLLFTDTDPYYVDITDNYFFVSSPSKPGKQTTDNPENQYFIYTSEKGGYNQIYLYSFSSGQSKMISAQQVDVTKIFGVDETNKTVYYQAAGRTATDKEIYTAGFDGHVALFYGEKGTSDAAFSKTFNYAVVEWSDGNNPYKVFVTDSKGKTIRYVDNGEGAKSILSGYNFPQKEFITIKTQSGTELNAWMIKPHNFREDKKYPVLFYCYGGPGSNTVNNEWDYLDIWHRMMASKGYIVVSVDNRGTAFRGVEFKKCTYKKLGKLEAEDQIDAARYIAGLPYVDSERIGIWGWSFGGYLSLLSLFKGNDVFKMAVAVAPVTNWRYYDNIYTERFMQKPQDNPTGYDQNSPINYVKNLKGKLLVIHGTADDNVHLQNTMELVNALNNANKQFDMHLYPNKNHSIYGGLTRYHLFTKITNYILSNL; encoded by the coding sequence ATGACAATTTTCAGGTATCTCTCATGCGTCCTGTTCAGTTTATTATTCCTATCAGGAACAGTCTTTTCTCAGCCCACTTCAAAAATCACAGAGGAACCCAAAAAAGACATCACCCTCGAAGACCTCTGGCAGTATTACATACTTTATTTCAGCGGAGGAGTTGATGATTATCAATCCATGAAAGATGGTGAATCCTATGTATTGTTTGAAGAAGGGAACCTGAATCAGTACAGTTTTAAAAGTGGGAAACTCATTAAAACCCTAGTCAGTAAAAATGAACTCGAATCAGCCGGGATTAAGGATATTTCCACGGTTTTCAACGCAAGCCTGTCAGAAGATGAAAAGAAGGTATTGATTGAGACCGGGAAAAAACCAAAATATCGCCATTCCTATTATTGCAATGTTTATGTCTGGGACATTAATGCCAAAAAACTTATTTCTGTTTCTCCACAAAAAAAAGTCCAGCTTCCTGATTTCTCACCGGATGGCAAAATGGTCAGTTTTGTTGAAGACAACAATATTTTTATTTACAACCTTGATAATCAAACTAAAACACAAGTTACCAATGATGGTGAAACAAACAAAATCATCAATGGAGCCCCCGATTGGGTATATGAAGAAGAATTCAGCTTTTCAAAGGCATATTTCTGGTCGCCCGACAGTAAAAAAATTGCATGGATCAGGTTTGACGAAAGCCGTGTTAAAGAATGGAATATGACCATATACGGCAAACTATATCCTGAAAACTATAGCTATAAATACCCCAAAGCCGGAGAAGACAATTCAGTGGTTAGTGTCAACATTTACAACATATCTGCTAAAAACATACAGCAGGCAGATTTAGGTAAGGACTCTGATATTTATATCCCCAGAATTATATGGACCAGGAATCCTGATGAATTGTGTGTGTTCAGGTTAAACAGGCTTCAGAATCAACTTGATTTCCTGATTTATCATACCTCAACCAATAAAACCGACTTACTTTTTACCGACACCGATCCTTATTATGTGGACATCACCGATAACTACTTTTTTGTATCCTCACCATCAAAACCGGGTAAGCAAACAACAGACAACCCGGAAAATCAATATTTTATTTACACTAGTGAAAAAGGCGGATATAATCAGATCTATCTTTACAGTTTTTCTTCCGGCCAGTCGAAGATGATTAGTGCTCAGCAGGTAGATGTTACAAAAATTTTTGGGGTCGATGAAACCAACAAAACAGTTTATTATCAGGCTGCAGGCAGAACAGCTACAGACAAGGAAATTTATACAGCCGGATTTGATGGCCACGTTGCGCTTTTTTACGGAGAAAAAGGCACTTCTGATGCTGCATTCAGCAAAACTTTCAACTATGCTGTGGTTGAATGGTCGGATGGTAACAACCCCTATAAAGTTTTTGTAACCGACAGCAAGGGAAAAACCATCAGGTATGTTGATAACGGAGAAGGAGCAAAATCTATCCTTTCCGGATATAATTTTCCTCAAAAGGAGTTTATTACCATTAAAACACAATCAGGGACAGAACTCAATGCCTGGATGATAAAACCACATAATTTCAGGGAAGACAAAAAATATCCGGTACTTTTTTATTGTTATGGCGGACCAGGTTCAAATACCGTAAACAATGAATGGGATTATCTCGATATCTGGCACAGAATGATGGCTTCAAAAGGATATATCGTAGTGTCTGTTGACAACCGGGGTACTGCTTTCCGTGGAGTTGAATTTAAAAAATGTACCTATAAAAAATTAGGCAAGCTGGAAGCAGAAGATCAGATTGATGCTGCCCGTTATATTGCCGGCCTCCCCTATGTTGACTCTGAAAGAATCGGAATCTGGGGCTGGAGTTTCGGGGGTTATCTCTCCCTGTTAAGTCTTTTCAAAGGAAATGATGTATTTAAAATGGCTGTGGCCGTTGCACCGGTTACTAACTGGAGATACTATGATAACATTTACACGGAAAGGTTTATGCAAAAACCTCAGGACAACCCTACAGGCTACGACCAGAATTCACCTATTAACTATGTTAAAAACCTGAAAGGAAAACTCCTCGTCATTCATGGCACCG